In the genome of uncultured Celeribacter sp., the window CATCGGGTTTGACCATGCCTTCCTTGATCACGCGCAGACAGCCCTCGATTCGGTAAATCCCGTGCGATTTGCACTGATCGCGCTCACCCGCGACGATCACATCGGTGACGGCTTCGGCGTTTTGCGGAGTGAGGCCGCAAGACAGGAAAATCGACTTCACACGTTGGTGCAGTGCTTCAACGGAGATCGGGGAGGGGGTGCTCATCTTGTCGTCCTTCGGGCGGGCGCCCATGTTATTTCGTGATGTCCGTGTAGGTGCAGGCCCAGAAAATCCGTGTCTCGACATCGTCGAGCGCCCGCAACCCATGTTTCAAGGTGCTGTCAAAATAGGCGCTATCGCCCGGTTCCAGGATCACCGGCTGATAATGTTCGACGACCAATTCGACGCGGCCCGTCAGCACATAAAGCGTCTCTTCGCCGGTGTGGGCCTCAAGTTCTTCCGCTTTGAGCGCATTGCGCTGTTCGACGGTGGTCACCAGCGGGATGATTTTCTTGTCGACGAGCGCGTTGCACAATATCTCATATTCGAAGTTCTTCGAGCGCACGATCTGACCTTGGCCCGCCTTGGTCACGGTGAGGCGCGTCGTTGGCAGTGTCTCGGCATTTTCGGAGAACAGGCGTTCCATGCCGATGTCATAAGCCCGCGCGATCCGAACGAGATTTTCATAGCTGGGCGAGACGCGCCCGTTTTCGATCTTGTGAATTGTCGACAGAGCCATCCCGGATTTTTGCGCGGCGGCGTCCAGTGTGAGACCGGCGGCTTGCCGCACCGCTTTCATACGGTTTCCAAGCTCGGTGCGCAGGGCCTGCCGTTCCGCTTCCCAATTCTCACCTGACGCCTGATCCGTGGCGCTGTCCGTCATCGTTGCGTTTTTCTTTTCTTACCATGTTTGCTTGCTTAAGCATATCCTCTCTGCGTCTGCAAGGATAGTAATCCTTGCTCAGCTCACGGAATGCCGAAGTTGAGATTTGGCGAGGCTGATTATGCCTTTGGGGGGCAAAGAGGGCGTATGGCTCAGGTTATCGCTGGGCATGACAAAGGCGGATCGCTCAGGCCATGATTGCGCCCATGCGTCGTACCAGGCGCGGAACAGCGCATATTGGCTATCCACATGGGCTTTTTGCGCGGGCGAGAGCACGTCGGTTTTGTTGAAATGCAGCTCATATTCCGCATCCCCGGTCAGGACCATCAGACGTTTGTAATAGAGCACAAGCTCTGGCCCTCGTCGAAGGCGGCGTTCAACTCGAAGAACAGCTCGGCGCGGGTCGCGAATCCGTAATAGGGGCTGTTGTAGATCACGGCGGGGATGTCTTTGGCGGCCTCGAGAGGACCGCTCTTTCGAAAGGGATATGGATACGCTTTAGAGCGAGAGGGAGGCGTTCGGCCGTGTGTCGGCGGAAATATAGGACTGGATTTGCGACACGATCTGATCCGCGTGGAGGCGTGCCAATTCATCGGCGCGGGTGATGTCACGGGCAACAATGGCGGCGATGATGGCCTCATGTTCGGTGACATATTGCTGCGGCAGCGTGTCGTTGAAAGAGGAATAATACAGCCGCAAGATGCGACGCCCTTCGTCCAGAAGCCGGATGAACAACTCGATGTAATAACGGTTGCCCCCGGACTTCGCGATGGCGACATGGAAATCGCGATTTGTGGCGATCATCCCAAGAGCGTCCTGCTTTGACACTGTGCGGGCAAAGGCATCCTGAAAGGCCTGAATCTCCGCAATATGCTCTGGGCGATGGTTCTGCGCCGCCAGCCGCGCGGTGACGCGGTACATCAGCGTGAGCGAGTCAAAGAAATCGCCCAGATTCAGGAAGTCGATGTTCGAGACGATGGTGGCGCGATTGGTCAGCGTGGTGATCAACCCCTCGGCGGCCAGCCGCACAAGTGCCTCTCGGATCGGCGTGCGCGACAGCGAAAACCGCTCAGAAAGCTGCACCTCGTCGATGGGGCTGCCGGGGGTGAGTTTCAATTCGATGATCTCGTTGCGCAGGGTTTCATAGACATGCGTGACCCCGGCCCCGCGCTTCAGAGGAGGATGATCGGCTTTTTTGTCTTTGGTTTTTTTCATGCGATAGATGTCCTCGCCTCAGCTTAAAATATGTTTGCATAAACAGTAAATACGGTGCCATGCCCTTTATAAAATTTTTATTGTCGACATGAAAAAAGCGGGGTGTTAGCAATTTTCTCACGATATGAGGCCGTGAGATCAGGGAAGGGCGTGCATCATGCAGGTTTGTGTTGTCGGAGCGGGAATCATCGGCGCGAGTGTTGCGCTCGATCTGGCACGTGATGGTCACAAGGTGACGCTGCTTGACCGCGACGGCGTGGCCGCCGGCGCCTCAAAGGGCAACGCGGGCGCGTTCGCCTTTGCCGATGTCATTCCGTTGGCAACACCGGGGATCATGAAGAAGGCGCCGAAATGGCTGCTCGACCCGCTCGGACCGCTTTCTGTGCCGCCCGCTTATGCCTTAAAAATCGCGCCCTGGCTGATCCGCTATTGGCGTGCGAGCTGGCGGGACCGCTATGCCGCAGCGCTTAAGGCACAGTCGGATATGATGCGTCTGTCGCAAGAGGCGCTGGATGCGCTGGTGGCGGAGTTCAACCTCTCCGAGCTGATGCGGCCCGAAGGCCAGATGCAGCTCTACGAAGGCGCGGCCGCGTTTGAGGCCAGCCGAAAGGGCTGGGACGAACGTCGCAAGGCGGGGGTGACGTTCGAATTCCTGACGGATCCTGCGTCAATTGCCGAGATTCAACCCGGCATCGATCCGCGCTTTACCCATGCGGGCTTTACGCCCGAGTGGAAAAACGTCACCGATCCGGCGGTCTGGACCCATCGCATCGCCGAAGAAGCGCAGCGTCTGGGCGCGCGGTTTATCCGCCGTGAGGTCAGCCGCATTGAACCGACGGACCAAGGCGCGATTGTGCATTCGGCGGATGGCGCGGAGCGGTTCGACAAGGTGGTTCTGGCCGCTGGCGCCTATGGCAACCCGCTTTTGAAATCCCTCGGCCTCAAGCTGCCGCTCGAAACCGAGCGCGGCTATAACACCACGCTGCCTGCAGGCGCGTTCGACCTGAAAACCCATCTGACCTTCTCCGATCATGGCTTTGTCGTCACGAAAATCGGCGAGGGCGTGCGGGTCGGTGGCGCGGTCGAACTTGGCGGGATGCGCCTGCCCCCGCGCATGGCCCGCGCCGAGGCACTTTTGACCAAGGCCAAGCGCTTCCTGCCGACGCTCGACACCAAAGGCGGCACACAGTGGATGGGGTTCCGCCCCTCCATGCCGGACAGCCTCCCTGTCATCGGCGCGCACCCTGAGACCTCTTCCGTGGTGTTCGCCTTTGGTCATGGCCACCTGGGTCTCACGCAATCTGCGGGCACCGCCAGAGTTGTCGCCGATCTGATCGCCGGACGCACGCCGCCCCTCGATCTGACCCCGTTTCGTCCCACCAGATTTGCCGGATATCGCGCATAAGCAATCACACTTTGACCTGTATCGACGGTGACACCTGTTGCAACCCCGTGCGTCTTGTGGCGGGGGGGGGGCGTCTCGAGGGCGCGACGGCCCGCACGCCGTGTTCTATGGCGACAAGGCCATCGACCGCTCGCCCTGTGGCACTGGCACCTCGGCGCGCATGGCGCAATGGATCGCAAAGGGCCGTCTGAACGTGGGGGACGCATTCATCCACGAACCATCGCCGCCGAGATCGAGGCCCGCGCCGATCTGATCACGCCCACCGCGATGGCCGAAAGCGGCCTGCCCGAAGCGTGCCTTGTCGGCGAGCGCGGGCGCACGACGGGGCAGCTCAAACTCTTTGCCGATCACATCCGCAAGGGTGATTATCTGGACCGCCGTCATGACGAGGCTCTGCCGGATCCGACAAGCCCGGCCTTCTGGTGCTGATCTGCGGCGCATGAGAGGTTTTACGGGAAGGGAGACGGTTCGGAATGACCGTCGACGGTTCAAATTATTGCGAAAAAATCACGATCGAAGTCTTCACCACGCTGTATGAAATCTTTCCTCTTCGCGGCAAATTCGGCCTTTATCTCATCAAGGCGTGGCAGGACGTCATCCAAGAGTAAGAGGCCGCGTTCGTAAAAGGAGGATGGATTGTCATCATAGACCAAGACAAAATCTTCCAAGCCGAAATTTCTCATACTTCCCCTGTTTTTGGCGGCGTAATACGATCCATGAACGGGTGAAATTATCGGAACATCCCCTTTCAAAGCAAAAATCACGCTGTGGTGTGGTAGAGCGATTGCAAGTTCTGCATTCGAGAGAGCCTCATATGGGGCCCAGCTTAGGGTTGTAAAATCCAAAACGAAGCCTTCGCGACCCACCCGCGTTTTGAGGTCGTGAAGTGCATCTACATCGAATGCACCTTGTGGAACGTACACTAAGGGAAGTTGGAGCCGGTCGGATGCGCTCGCAACTAAGCGCGCAAAAGAATCTCTAAAATCAGCGGGCTCAGTTTGTCCGGCGCGATATGCGACAGCAATATATTTTTCCGGCAGGTTCGGGATTGAAACTTTGGGCAAATCGGCAAAAAATGCGTCGTCTATGGCCTCGACTGAACGATGTTTTGTCACACGTTCGAACTCGTTCGCGCTGACGCCTACATCGCGCACACCGATAAAGTCAGAGATTTCAGCAATCTCTTTGAGACGCTGAGCATCCTCGACGGTTTCAATAGGGCCTATTTGGTGACTTCGAAAGATAATGGGGATGTTCTTGGCCTTACAGAGCCGAGCAAGTAGTGCCATTTCCCAAAGCCGTGATCGTGTCGCGCTCGTCAAAATTCCGCCACCATAGACAACAACCAAATCTGTCTCGTTCAACGCCTTGAAAAACGTTCGTGCGCCACCGCCATCAAAGAAAAGGGGTTCGCGATTCAAATTTTTGGACCATATTTTATTGAGACGACGTTGCATCTTATGCGGCAACATTCCTAGAATGGCCCAAATCCTTGCCAGGTCCTCTAGCTTTGTCTCTAAAGCCGCAATGCGGGCCCAATGGTCGCGGAATTTCGAATTTGCGCTGTAATATGCCCCGCCATTTTCTGCACCAAACACGGCTGTCCGCATCGCTGGTACGGTCTTAATTTCTGGTATTGTCCAACTTGTAATGTCGTCATTCGGCGTGGAAATTGTAATTTGAGCATCTGGAATGTGAAATTTGATTTTTTGAACAACCGACAGCATGAGTGCCTCATCGCCCAAATTTCCCATTCCGGCTCCACCAGCCAGAAGAATTTTTTTCACGGCAAATCCTCTTCTCATGCTCTCTTGGCTGCCCATCTATTTCGACTTTCGGTCAACCTTTCAACTCCATAATTTAGACTTTTGTTTTGTGCCGCGCAGACAAATACTATGACACGGTCAGTGTATTTCCGATCCCCGCGACTGGATTTCTAGGGCTTGTTGACGTTCAGGATTCCCAAATTCTGTGAGTTCTGCTTCAAGGTTGCAAACAGAGGAGAGCAGCCTTGACCCGTCATGTCTTGACCGACGCCCAATGGGCAATCATCGAACCTTTCTGTCTTGGCAAGGCCACAGATCCCGGCCAAACCGGACGCGATCCACGCCTGTTCATGGAGGCTGTGTTGTGGATTGTGCGAACCGGTGCGCAATGGCGGGAACTGCCCGTCGAATTCGGGAAGTGGAATTCTGTCTTCAAACGCTTCCGGCGATGGGTGAAAGCTGACGCTTTCTACAGCATGTTCAGAACCTTGGCTGAGGACGCCGACTTCGAATACGCGATGATCGACGGTTCCATCGTCAAGGTCCACCGTTCCGGCCAGGGCGCAAAAGGGGGACACAGAGCCAGGCCATAGGGCGCTCGCGCGGCGGCATGACGACGAAAATCGTTGCCCTGACCGACGCGCTTGGCAACCTTGTCGATTTCCGCCTGTTGCCGGGGCAAGCGCATGACCTGCGCGGCGTGCCGGAGCTGATCGACAAGCTCGCCGCAGATCACCTGCTCGCGGATCGCGCCTTTGATGCCGATTGGCTCCGAACTGCGCTGACCGAACGGAGCATTGCACCGGTCATTCCGCCGAAATCCAACCGCCGCTTTCCTGCCGAGTTCGACAAGGAAACCTACAAATGGCGGCATCTGATCGAAAACTATTTTGGAAAGCTCAAGGAAAACAGAGGCATCGCCATGCGCTCGTGCAAAACCGACCTAGGGCTTGTTGACGTTCAGGATTCCCAAATTCTGTGAGTTCTGATTCAAGGTTGCAAACAGAGGAGAGCAGCCTTGACCCGTCATGTCTTGACCGACGCCCAATGGGCAATCATCGAACCTTTCTGTCTTGGCAAGGCCACAGATCCCGGCCAAACCGGACGCGATCCACGCCTGTTCATGGAGGCTGTGTTGTGGATTGTGCGAACCGGTGCGCAATGGCGGGAACTGCCCGTCGAATTCGGGAAGTGGAATTCTGTCTTCAAACGCTTCCGGCGATGGGTGAAAGCTGACGCTTTCTACAGCATGTTCAGAACCTTGGCTGAGGACGCCGACTTCGAATACGCGATGATCGACGGTTCCATCGTCAAGGTCCACCGTTCCGGCCAGGGCGCAAAAGGGGGACACAGAGCCAGGCCATAGGGCGCTCGCGCGGCGGCATGACGACGAAAATCGTTGCCCTGACCGACGCGCTTGGCAACCTTGTCGATTTCCGCCTGTTGCCGGGGCAAGCGCATGACCTGCGCGGCGTGCCGGAGCTGATCGACAAGCTCGCCGCAGATCACCTGCTCGCGGATCGCGCCTTTGATGCCGATTGGCTCCGAACTGCGCTGACCGAACGGAGCATTGCACCGGTCATTCCGCCGAAATCCAACCGCCGCTTTCCTGCCGAGTTCGACAAGGAAACCTACAAATGGCGGCATCTGATCGAAAACTATTTTGGAAAGCTCAAGGAAAACAGAGGCATCGCCATGCGCTCGTGCAAAACCGACCAGAGCCTCAAGGCGTTCATTTCACTGGCCGCATCAATCAGTCAACTCAGATGAACGTCAACAGCCCCTAGCTTCTGGTCGAAGGTCAGCGCAAAGGCGCGCTCTTCGCCATTCTCGACCCGCAGCGCAACCTGTTCGGGCACGAGGGTCAACATCATCCGTTCGCCGAATATGCTGGCCGCCTCCATCGCCTCCGCCCCCGGCTGAATATCGAGGATCGCGTAGGGGTAAGGGTGCGGTTCGGGTGTGAGTGTTTCGGTCAGGTGATCTTGGGCGTGGGCGGAAAGGGGCAGGAATGCGGTGAGGGCGGCGGCTACAAATCTCTTCACGTCTTCAAAGTCTCCACAGAAATATGCAACCCGCATCAGCCTGCGCGGGCAATCAAAAAATAACCCAAAATGGGATAATTCTCAAGCGGGATTATCCGAATTCCGGATTTATTCGGAGTTCAAATGATGGGAAGAACCTTGCGCAGTCCGGGCCACTTGGCGCTCATGGCGGCGCTGAAACAGGCACGACTGAACGCGGGGCTGACACAGACCGAGCTGGCAGGCCGCCTCGAACGACCTCAGTCCTTCGTAGCGAAATACGAAAACGGTGAACGGAAGGTGGAGGTTGTCGAATTCGTCCAGATCGTGAGAGCGATTGGATGCGATGGCAATGCGATTCTGCGCGGTATCGCGCGTGCTGAGGAGGAGACAGATTAGGCTCCAGCCCCATTGTTTTCAGGCATTTGGCGTGATGCAGGCTCCGCAAAGAGACCTGATTGATGAGCAATCTTTACCGGCTGACCGAGGCGCAGATGGAGCGTCTCAAACCGTTCTTTCCCAAGAGCCATGGCAAGCCCAGCGTTGATGATCGTCGCGTTTTGAGCGGCATAATCTTCATCAATCGCAATGGGGTGCGCTGGTGCGATGCACTGAAGGAATATGGCCCAGCGAAGACCTTTTATAACCGTTGGAAGCACGGCGTCTTCGCCCGGATCATGGTCGGCTTGGCCTCCGAGAGGGCCTAGCACAAGACCATCATGATCGACGGGACCTATTCGAAGGCGTACCGCACGGCATCGAGCTTGTGCGTAAAAAAAGGGGGGGGGCGGGCGCCAGATTGGGCGCACCAAAGGCGGGATGAACACCAAGCTGCATACCGTTGCCGATGCCAACGGGCGGCCGCTCGGGTTTTACATGTCGCCCAGTCAAGTCAGCGATTATACCGGCGCGGCCGCTTTGCTGAGCGGTCTGCCGAAGGAGGCATGGTTGTTGGCCGATCGGCGCAATGATGCCGATTGGTTCAGAGAAGCTTTGAAAGACAAGGGGATAAAGGTCTGCATCCCGGGCCGGAAGTCCCGCAAGAAGGCGGTGAAAGTCAATGAGACTGGACCCTAACACGACCAAAACTGGGATATTAATTGTTACGAAGCAAATCGACAGGTGCAATCAACGAAGCCTTAATCGCCGGCCAAAAGCTAAACATCGCGCCAAAAAAACACGAAGCACACAGAGGCACAAAAACATTGTCAATTGAAAAGCTTATAGGATAGCTAAATACGGAGAGAAAAAACAGAAGTACGAATCCTATCACAGCTCCTATAACGCCCCCGATTATAGATAGAATAAGAGCTTCCGAAGTTAGCAGTATCACTATATCGCGTCGGTAGGCACCATATGCTAAACGAATGCCAAACTCCCTCTGGCGTTCCAATGCTGAAATAGTCATCACATTCATAATCCCGACGCCTCCAACAATGAGCGAAACCACAGAAATAGACGCCAAAAGAGATGTTAAACTATCGTTTGCTTGATTTGAGAGTTGAATAATCTCAGCCATATTATGAAGCCGAAAACTGCTCCGGTCTCGAACGTTCTCTAGAGATTCTTCAATTTCGTCCGCGACTTTAAATACGGAATTTCCCGATGCAACCTTAATATCAATGGCTTCAAATCCGCTCTGGAAGAATAGTCTTGACCTCGCTGATTCCAAGGGCACATAAACCACTTCTTCACGTTCTCTACTATATGCGTCGTCCACTTCCGGCTCAATGACACCAACTATTTCAAACACCGAGTTGTTTGCGATAACGTTTTGCCCCACGGCTTCGGAAGCATTGCTGAAAAGAGCGTTTGCAACACCAATGCTCACAACAGCGACAGGGCGGCGTAACCAATAATCGTGATCCGAGAAATACCGCCCCGCAAAAAGTTCGCGGTTTCGTATTGCGAACAAAACTGGTGTGCAGCCAACGGTACGAAATTTCAACTCATTGGTACCAAGCCGATAATTGACGTTATCAGATATTACTGGAGATACGGCACCAACGCCTTCCACACTTGCTATCACTTGTAAATCGTTTGCCGTCAGTGCGCCACTACCCGCTTGTCCAGTTCCAAGTTCCACGCGTGACGGAGACACAAATAAAATGTCACCACCTCTCGAATTAAGCAATTCAAGGAGTTCTGTCTTTCTTCCATCAACCAACCCAGACATTAATATAAACGCGACAACGGCTACAGTAATACCCGACGCTGTAAGAAGATTTCGTGCAAGATTCGAATAGAATATGCTTGAGCTAATTTTTAGGGCATCGACAACACGATTAAAACTTTTTCCTGAAATTTTCTGCGTTCGGACGAGATCATATGCCGAGGCATCGCACTTGTCAGTTGCTTCAACCTTCAATTTCATCTCATCACTCTCAGTACGACCATCCCTCAGGCTAATCACTCGTGACGCATAGTCAGCCGTTCTCTTGTCGTGAGAACTCAAGATGATAGTCTTTCCTTCTTCGTTTAAGCGATGAAACAGCTGCATTATTTCTTCGGCCATTTTCGCATCCAACGATGCTGTTGGCTCATCGGCGATTATAATATCAGCGTCATTTGCCAGTGCACGGCAGATAGCTACACGTTGTTTTTGTCCGCCAGAAATATCGGTTACCAAAGCACTTTTGTATTGAGACATTGCCACCATATCGAGCAAATCTGATGGGCTCGGCATATTGAAGGTCAGTGGTCTTCGGATATAAAGGTGAGGAATTCTAATATTTTCTTCAACTGATATATTTTTCAACAATTCGAAACTCTGGAATATATATCCAAACGTTTCATTTCTCAGGAGCGCCAAACCGTTATTGTCCAATACTGAAATATCTTGGCCTCCAACAGTGTAGCTCCCAGAAGAAGGTTTATCCAAACATCCTAGAATGTTCAAAAGCGTAGATTTTCCAGCACCAGAGTGCCCACGTATAACCACAAATTCGCCGGGCTCGATCACTAAGTTTATATTTTCCAGCGCAAAACTCGGTCCGCCGCTTTGATAAAAAGCGCGCGATACATTTTCCAGCCGCAGTTCTTTCACAGACTTCTGCAAATCTAATCTACCCTACCGCCAATTTGCTCAAGATAACGAACAAGCTCTTGTGTGGCGGCCTCATCTTCTGGTGGCCGCTGCGAAACAACGACGCTTGACGCGCTCGGATTGATTCGCACTTGGGCTGTCATGCCAATTCTGAGCACCTTATCTGTGTTCTCAATTTCGATAACGGCTTTATAGAAAATCAGGTTGTTTATCACTTCCGGTAATGGGTAGATTTGGTGGATAGCACCAGACCAGCGACGCTCATTATCTCCCAAGATAGTGAAGCTCGTCGTGTCTCCTATAGAAACTCGCCCGATATCCACTTCCGAAATGTAGGCCTCTACTGTCATGTCTGTAAGGCTTGCAATACCTGCTATAATAGGTGTCGTCTGCGTCGCATTTACGGTCTGCCCCTCCGAAACGTTCAAGCTAGTGATCGTTCCAGAAATCGGCGCATATATACTGGTACGTTCGAGGTTTAGCCTGTCTAGAACCAAGACCGCTTCTTGGCGCCT includes:
- a CDS encoding XRE family transcriptional regulator — encoded protein: MTDSATDQASGENWEAERQALRTELGNRMKAVRQAAGLTLDAAAQKSGMALSTIHKIENGRVSPSYENLVRIARAYDIGMERLFSENAETLPTTRLTVTKAGQGQIVRSKNFEYEILCNALVDKKIIPLVTTVEQRNALKAEELEAHTGEETLYVLTGRVELVVEHYQPVILEPGDSAYFDSTLKHGLRALDDVETRIFWACTYTDITK
- a CDS encoding GntR family transcriptional regulator, with product MKKTKDKKADHPPLKRGAGVTHVYETLRNEIIELKLTPGSPIDEVQLSERFSLSRTPIREALVRLAAEGLITTLTNRATIVSNIDFLNLGDFFDSLTLMYRVTARLAAQNHRPEHIAEIQAFQDAFARTVSKQDALGMIATNRDFHVAIAKSGGNRYYIELFIRLLDEGRRILRLYYSSFNDTLPQQYVTEHEAIIAAIVARDITRADELARLHADQIVSQIQSYISADTRPNASLSL
- a CDS encoding FAD-dependent oxidoreductase, which codes for MQVCVVGAGIIGASVALDLARDGHKVTLLDRDGVAAGASKGNAGAFAFADVIPLATPGIMKKAPKWLLDPLGPLSVPPAYALKIAPWLIRYWRASWRDRYAAALKAQSDMMRLSQEALDALVAEFNLSELMRPEGQMQLYEGAAAFEASRKGWDERRKAGVTFEFLTDPASIAEIQPGIDPRFTHAGFTPEWKNVTDPAVWTHRIAEEAQRLGARFIRREVSRIEPTDQGAIVHSADGAERFDKVVLAAGAYGNPLLKSLGLKLPLETERGYNTTLPAGAFDLKTHLTFSDHGFVVTKIGEGVRVGGAVELGGMRLPPRMARAEALLTKAKRFLPTLDTKGGTQWMGFRPSMPDSLPVIGAHPETSSVVFAFGHGHLGLTQSAGTARVVADLIAGRTPPLDLTPFRPTRFAGYRA
- a CDS encoding polysaccharide pyruvyl transferase family protein, coding for MKKILLAGGAGMGNLGDEALMLSVVQKIKFHIPDAQITISTPNDDITSWTIPEIKTVPAMRTAVFGAENGGAYYSANSKFRDHWARIAALETKLEDLARIWAILGMLPHKMQRRLNKIWSKNLNREPLFFDGGGARTFFKALNETDLVVVYGGGILTSATRSRLWEMALLARLCKAKNIPIIFRSHQIGPIETVEDAQRLKEIAEISDFIGVRDVGVSANEFERVTKHRSVEAIDDAFFADLPKVSIPNLPEKYIAVAYRAGQTEPADFRDSFARLVASASDRLQLPLVYVPQGAFDVDALHDLKTRVGREGFVLDFTTLSWAPYEALSNAELAIALPHHSVIFALKGDVPIISPVHGSYYAAKNRGSMRNFGLEDFVLVYDDNPSSFYERGLLLLDDVLPRLDEIKAEFAAKRKDFIQRGEDFDRDFFAII
- a CDS encoding IS5 family transposase (programmed frameshift); translated protein: MTRHVLTDAQWAIIEPFCLGKATDPGQTGRDPRLFMEAVLWIVRTGAQWRELPVEFGKWNSVFKRFRRWVKADAFYSMFRTLAEDADFEYAMIDGSIVKVHRSGQGAKGGPQSQAIGRSRGGMTTKIVALTDALGNLVDFRLLPGQAHDLRGVPELIDKLAADHLLADRAFDADWLRTALTERSIAPVIPPKSNRRFPAEFDKETYKWRHLIENYFGKLKENRGIAMRSCKTDLGLVDVQDSQIL
- a CDS encoding IS5 family transposase (programmed frameshift); translated protein: MTRHVLTDAQWAIIEPFCLGKATDPGQTGRDPRLFMEAVLWIVRTGAQWRELPVEFGKWNSVFKRFRRWVKADAFYSMFRTLAEDADFEYAMIDGSIVKVHRSGQGAKGGPQSQAIGRSRGGMTTKIVALTDALGNLVDFRLLPGQAHDLRGVPELIDKLAADHLLADRAFDADWLRTALTERSIAPVIPPKSNRRFPAEFDKETYKWRHLIENYFGKLKENRGIAMRSCKTDQSLKAFISLAASISQLR
- a CDS encoding helix-turn-helix transcriptional regulator, which encodes MGRTLRSPGHLALMAALKQARLNAGLTQTELAGRLERPQSFVAKYENGERKVEVVEFVQIVRAIGCDGNAILRGIARAEEETD
- a CDS encoding ABC transporter permease, with protein sequence MKELRLENVSRAFYQSGGPSFALENINLVIEPGEFVVIRGHSGAGKSTLLNILGCLDKPSSGSYTVGGQDISVLDNNGLALLRNETFGYIFQSFELLKNISVEENIRIPHLYIRRPLTFNMPSPSDLLDMVAMSQYKSALVTDISGGQKQRVAICRALANDADIIIADEPTASLDAKMAEEIMQLFHRLNEEGKTIILSSHDKRTADYASRVISLRDGRTESDEMKLKVEATDKCDASAYDLVRTQKISGKSFNRVVDALKISSSIFYSNLARNLLTASGITVAVVAFILMSGLVDGRKTELLELLNSRGGDILFVSPSRVELGTGQAGSGALTANDLQVIASVEGVGAVSPVISDNVNYRLGTNELKFRTVGCTPVLFAIRNRELFAGRYFSDHDYWLRRPVAVVSIGVANALFSNASEAVGQNVIANNSVFEIVGVIEPEVDDAYSREREEVVYVPLESARSRLFFQSGFEAIDIKVASGNSVFKVADEIEESLENVRDRSSFRLHNMAEIIQLSNQANDSLTSLLASISVVSLIVGGVGIMNVMTISALERQREFGIRLAYGAYRRDIVILLTSEALILSIIGGVIGAVIGFVLLFFLSVFSYPISFSIDNVFVPLCASCFFGAMFSFWPAIKASLIAPVDLLRNN